TCAGATAAAAAAACCATGACAGCGATAATAAGACAGATTTAACTAAGTAGCTCGAACTGTTAGCGCATTAGCCAACGCCAGTTAGCTTGTGGTTGCAGTTAGCCGGAGCAGGACATGTCAACAACATTAGGAAAACTAAATCAAACCGTTTAATAGCAAACAACTCAAGTGACAGTTTACACCATATTTTACTCACATAAACACGATTCAGCTAATCAAATGTTAGCGTTGTAGCTAACTAGCTCGGTTAGTTAGCATGCTAGGTTCTCACGCAGTTAAACGTCACAGTTAGCTCCTGTGGGCTATTTAACAACAGCACAGGTAGTCGCGGTCACCAGGAGAGATATCATCCAGAAATAACGCTGAGTCATGCGTGTACAGTCCACCTGCTTAACGCGATAACGACACCATCGTAAAATACCTTTTACTGATGCGTTGCTGACACTTTAGCTACTTCCTgattcctccttcctcttcttctatcCTACGCTTCGGCTGCGGCTGTCCTTCATGTTGCAACACCGCCACCTACTGGAGGTTAATTTCTTCCACCttgacttctttttttaaaattgtcttattttcttttttgattttttgGATTActatttttttgattttaaaggAGGAACAGAACAATAGACAAGTATACTTGGGGTTGTATACAATACcatacagaaaaatacaagCCAGGGGTGTTGTACAATATACATATAATCATATACATATCCTgtagaatttaaatatattcaaagtTTTAACAGCCTTTTTGTTCGATGATTTGCAAATTAGGTTCAACgtcttttataaaaaaaaaaaaacagggtctTTAATTGCTTGTGCTATACAAACAATATCACCCCTATCTTTTTTACGGCCTTGCCCACTTCCTGTAGCACATATCTGCTGTATGCTGTCACCGCATGTTGTTGACAGTTCTTTACATTGTTTACCAATACCACTCAATGTGTTgcataaatattgttttgtccTGTTCCAAATCTTTGTCATTCTGTTTGTTGTCCAGATGTTGCCTGCTtatgtttcctttgttttatgTATATATCTAAACGTTgatataacattaaaaaaaaaatctgtgtacCCAAACATGTGCATGTTTCAGTGCATGGAGCACCTTACGCTATTAAAACATCCATTGCCACCCCTGAGCAAATGTTACGGTGTATCTGAAGTGGTTATTTTTGTTCATCTGTAATGAAGTGTATCTATTCTCCTTATCCTcttgagggttgcaggggggcTGGAGCAAATCCttgctgacattgggcgagagatGGGGGACAGGTCACCATTGTATCATACAATATTCACACCTACATTCATAACCCGACCAATTTAGAGGCTCTAATTAACCAAACCCTGTGgggggaggaagccagagtacccaGATAAAAATCCACGTAGACACGGAAAGTACATGCAAAGTCACACACAAAAGTCTCAAAGTGTGCAAACCACCGAACATTTTGAACAGTATCCAGAAAaaccttgtttttaaattgcataGATATGTTAATTCTCGTCTTTTTTTGTGTATAGCACTTTTAAAAGCACCATGTGAACAAAGTCCATAACCACAGCAAAGCAGCTGGCAGTTGTTCTCAGTGATTGATTTACAGACAGTCTCATCACCAGTGTGTCTCTTTGCTCCTGTCATGTCAAACTAAGTGTCCTAATCCTCTTTGTTTCTGACTTTTGGCTTCAACTATCAAGCCCAAGGGTTTTCTTTGTGATATGCTGATGTGATGTTGATATCCTCAGCTCATTTGAATAAAAGCAACAGAACACGATCCATCATGAAGCACTCGGACTTTGATGTCACAAGCTCCAATTGCACAAATTACCGTTAAACCTCCTTTCATCTGACTCTAAGACGTAATGGCACAGAAGGAGCACAATAGTCACTGTGTGCTCTGCTCCACGTCACGTAACGCTCGTGTGTATTataccatacacacacacacacacacacacacacacacacacacacacacacacacacaaacacaaacacaaacacacacacacacaaaccattacTCATTAGGCTTCCTGCCTTCAGTTTCATCAAAAGTCTGCGTGGCAACAATTGCTCGACTGTGATTCAGAGGACTCACAAGAATAAATGTCCAAATCATGTTTGCGTATTGacataaagttttaaaatgtgatcCTTTAACAGCAAACCTGGGCTTGATCCATGTCACAGTTTGAACTCAATGAAAGGAACACGGTGTGATATGGTGGTGAATGAATGTGTCAGTCAATGAATCAATTCAACTGCAGTAACACACATTTTCTACCTTATAACCTTCCCTATAAACCAGAATATCACTCAGTAAAGCAAACACCTCCGCAAAGGCCCATCAGTCCCTTTaactcaatcaagctgcaccaaacttcaaACACTCACATATCAGTGCCCTAAATGtacctgatttctttcatcaagatccatgaactatttcctggaaaaaactgtgacagaaaaatagttaagaaagtgaaaaaatatctgatccagatctgcaccgaAATTTAacgggttcttctctgaccttcacagcattcttccaccaagtttcatggaaatatgCTCAGTTGTTTTTGattaatcttgcttacaaacaaacagacgtggGTCGGAGACATAACCTCTGTGGTGGAGGCAATAACATCTACGTTTATTAAAATCTGAACTCTTAATATTAGTGAATAGGAGTACATGCTTCAAATGTCTTAAACTTTATTACTTTCACTGAATCAATATCTCAAAATCTCCTTTGGCACCGATGTGTGCTCAGCATGTTTGAACTAACCTTGGATTTTCTCCGTCCAACCATTGGCTTCCCCCAGAGGACCGGATGGGATTCAGCACACGTCGAGCACAATGCACAGCAAAGAGCAGAGTGTGTGAACAGTCCAGGTGCTGCTCCTGTTATTGTCAGGCTTTGAAAGGCAGAGATAAGCTGTCACATAGATGTGTTTGTTCAAATCATCCTCTTACCTCTGgctgtgtgttcatttgtttaGTAAAGAGTCTTCAGCCAATGCAAATACTGATTTAACAGTCACCCTCTGTAAAGCATTGAGGCAAGATGAGAGGGAGACCAACACATATTTACCTTAAAAAGCAAGTGTGGTTTCCACCTTTTCATCTAATTCTCGGCAAAGACAAAGAGCAAGGGAATAGCCTTGGTctatttcccaaaatgtaacTGTTACTTCAACCAAAGAGTGATttcaacttttactttttcatttaaataactgtATGAGACCCAGAGAGGTCACTttatcaatatatataaaattacaCAGAAAGATTAGAGGAAAGTCCCAAAATTAGGTTTGTTCATCCCTACGCTCACTAATTAACTCAAGACCTGGATGAAGTACTCTAAAAGTACAGATTGCTTTAGTATTTGtttagtatagtatagtatagtgtaTAGTTACAGTTAAAGTTACCCCTGCCCACCCCCACCCCTGTAATGCTTTGCAGTGGGCCTGAGGCCTGGATACTATAATTACCTATAATGCATCAATAGGCCTTTATACAGCAGTACAGTATAATAATCTAAGAAATTGACGAAACATAGCAAAACATATTACAAAATATGACTGTACATCTTATATTCaagtttatattatattataatacatttgAGAAATAAATGACGAGTTGCTGCATTATGttgtgataataaaaacaataacacatttgATTCATAAAGAGCTTTTAACACTCCTGAAagatacttttactttattactttatttgacagggacagTGCATGTTAATAACATTTCTGTAAATAGGCCACAGAGGCTGTAGGTTTTAagtaaaagcaacaaaaaacataaaactaattaaattcaaaatacacatcatagTCTcatatcaaaatataaaatacacatatttattaCATGTATAATACATACATCTATATTTTCAACCCATCAAAAGCATTTGTGTCATGTGCGGACGAACTGAtacacaaacacttacacaaCCGATATGTTGACCTGTAATGGTAAACACAGAATAATACCACTGAGATATGAGTTAATAAACCATTACCACCAAAGACAAGTAAATATTTACAACAAATGTGGAACGAGTGGGTGAACAATTCCAATGATGGAAAGAACATGCGGGGGGGCATTTCTTTAGAGGTTCAAATGCGTCACCACTTCAGGGCGTGTTCCACTCAACAGGGTCTATATAGGTCTGTGATCTATGCCTCTGAACACACGAAGCATCTCTGCGGCCAAGAGCTCTCATCCTTAGAAACAAAATGCAGGCTGAGGAATACAATCGCAGAGGTAACCTTCCCGATTTGTGTTTGACTGCATTGACTCAGTTTCTCATTTGTCATTTGAGCTGTTATAGTGTCTGTTTGTGATCAGGTAAGGAGCTGGTGGACTACATCACACAGTACCTGGGCTCCATCCGGGAGAGGAGGGTGATTCCAGATGTGAAGCCCGGTTACATGAGGGAGCTTCTCCCTGACGCGGCGCCTTCAGAGCCCGAGGACTGGGAGAGCATCTTCAACGACATCGAGAAAGTCATCATGCCGGGAGTAAGCTCCTATCATCAGCCATTTTGAATCTATAGCAAGCAAGCAAGCAATCTATTTACTTATCTTTTTATTCCCCTGCAGGTGGTTCACTGGCAGAGCCCTCACATGCACGCCTACTACCCCAGTCTGACCTCGTGGCCCTCGATGCTCGGGGACATGCTGGCCGACGCCATCAACTGTGTGGGATTCACCTGGGTGAGGAGAcaatcacaaatcacacacatctttcttcttcttcttcttcttcttcttcttcttcttcttcttcttcttcttcctcttcttcttcttataatTATAACTAGTGCTGCCATCATTAATAACACAATTTCATCTATAAATATCATgtcttttaatgaaaaaaaacattattaacatGAATGACATAATTATAATAACCAGTCTGACCTAGGTTACATATgacagttacacaactgttaCAGGTCTCTTTCCCTATTCCCAATTTCTCTTTAATTTTGAAAGGGCTTATCCTCACTATGCAAAGTGCCTTGAGACAGAGTATATGTCGTGTTCTTTGatccttaggtatgagaagAGTCGGTCTTGGTttggttcaaaaagtatttatttagaagcaatgaaaaggtacagcatagctatgggcactcaatgcacagcctcggctttaGTCAGTAgctcggggtagtcaagagtcgccccgaacggacgacaggtgcaatatttataatagttgGTAgaaggcgtggtcccagcatcttggaactggaatccaccaatgatgaggagccgctcccaggttcgtcactcctttgatagtaactgggcaaatcttcacattctgacagtgttaagttttgtgtattaaaaacaagccttGACCCGGCTGAAGCTTTatgagtcttcagtagttttgcagatacagtgtttgttgttcattggagtgagaaacattgtgtttctgctttatcggctgtatgttctgtgtgcgtaagcatgcgtattcatcagacaagacaacgcctttcctatctgcccttctgaagctggggcagcttcttgatttctttctaaggcataggtcacagtgtcttaatgagcacagtgcattcatgtatgtgtgatgttgactAAAGCTAAAGgcatactgtaatatatataaaggtttatgtatgagaacaagtttaagtacagtgtattgtatgccacggattacagtcctaacacataacaaaacattaattctttctgttaaggtacaaacatggtgcgtgtaaaatcgatccttttcggggctatagtgtctaattatattattaaaatcctaacatatgcgctatacaaataaaaagtgaattgatttgtttaaacgatgagtgtgtgtgtgctggtttTGCACAGGCCTCCAGCCCAGCCTGCACAGAGTTGGAAATGAATGTGATGGACTGGTTGTGTAAAGCACTGGGGCTCCCCTCCTTCTTCCTGCATCACCATCCTGacagcagaggtggaggcaTACTGCAGGTTCATGACACCTTCATCTCTCTTTTAAAAACCTTCATACAGGAGTGTCTGTGGTTACTGGGAGCTTAttatcttcctcctctgcttaGAGCACAGTCAGTGAGAGCACCCTAGTCGCTCTGCTGGCTGCCAGGAAGGACAAAATGTTGCAGCTGCGGGCTGAGCTCGACCAGGATGTGGACGACTCGGTCCTCAACACCAGACTGGTGGCTTATGCTTCAGACCAGGTCAGTGTCACCGCCTCTTTTACAATAACTTACCGTCAGTCTGATGAAGTGGAACTGATTGATTTGACTGCTTTTATAGGCCCATTCCTCCGTGGAGAAGGCCGGTCTGATCTCTCTGGTGAAGATCAGGTTTCTGCTCACAGATGAGCAGTTGTCTCTGAGAGGAGACGTCCTAAAACAAGCCATACAAAAAGACAAGATGATGGGACTGGTCCCTTTCATGGTGCGTAAGTGACACTGAAGGATGGATGGGTATcatgagggtggggggggggggggggggtggaaaaTCTCAGAATATGCCTTTAAATTTAAAGCACCCACCGACTGGAATAACCTGTCCAGCTCTCTCAGATCTGTGTGTAAGAAACTGGAACTTAATTATACCTAATGTGTAGGTGCATGGGCGTGTTAATGTATATGTGTAAAGctttaaatgtgtatgtgtataccttttgtgtgtatttactttatatttacggTATATAAGTTGTCATCAGTGGGGAACTTGTGGTGTGACTGGGTGTGGCTCATCCTGGTTTgaatatgtatgagtgtgttcCTGTAATTTGTCTATATTTGTCTTATCCCAATGGGTTTATCCAACCAATAAACTTAAACTTTAATAACAATCTAATAGGGGAATAAATTCAATAACTTTTACCATTAATGTTCAAACACTTTTTGTTGATCAAGCCAAGTAACATTGAAATCTGAGCACTTTCTCCGCCACTgcaaagaaaaagtaaaaccacgaaaacaacaaaaaaagtccTCATTATACATCATTAGTGTATGTTTtcaaagaataattaaaaccatGTTTCTGTCCTGTTCAGCTGTGTGCAACTTTGGGAACTACAGGAGTGTGTGCCTTTGACAAGCTGTCTGAACTGGGACCAGTGTGTACGtcttcaaatttagtttttttcttaaaagtaaaacgttgtttttcttccattaaCATGCTCTGTGAGTAACATAGCATTATTAAAACCTTTATCCAGGTGCAGAAGAGGCACTGTGGCTCCATGTTGATGCTGCGTATGCCGGCTCAGCGTACTTCTGTCCTGAGCTGCGCTGGTCGCTGGAGGGCATTGAGTTTGCTCACTCTTTTGTCTTTAACCCCTCCAAGTGGATGATGGTCCATTTTGACTGCACGGCCTTCTGGTGAGTAGGAACAGCTCCAAATCTGTCATGAAAATGGCCgataaaaagaaacattatcTATGAACGTATATGTGAAATCAGTAACGAATAAATCTTTGTTGGTTGATAATATGCTTGAACTTTGTTTTCTCAGGGTGAAAGATAAATTTAAGCTGCAGCAGACCTTCAGTGTTGATCCAGTTTATCTCAGACATGAAAACTCACTGGCAGCCACTGACTTCATGGTGCAAGTCTTcaccaaattaaacattaagctatttattagtttttgatTTCGTATCACTTCACATTCTCTGTTGTTCTCTGTTGTTCAGCATTGGCAAATTCCCCTCAGTCGACGTTTCCGTTCTCTCAAACTCTGGTTTGTCATGCGCTCCTTCGGGCTGAAAAACCTTCAGGCTCATATCAGACATGTGAGTGGTGCTCAGttctatttaaaatgttttatggcAGAAGTCCAACATCATCAAACAAGGGAATTAGTACAAAGTTTGTTTGCTGTagagaaattacattaatacccaaaggtcataaatcctgtGTTTCAGAGGTTTCAGAATGTAcatgtgtattttctctgtgttgtttcaggGGATTGAGATGGCAAAGCTCTTAGAGTCTCACATAAGGAGTGACCCACATTTCGAGGTTCCGGCTGAGAGGCACCTTGGTCTGGTCGTCTTCTGTCTGAAAGTATTTATAACCATTTTGAAATACCAATGTAGTAAGCTATAAAAACGTTTTCTCTTTGTTAAGCAACATGTCTTTCACTGGCTAATCATTACAAATGGTCCAGTCACACCTCGTTCAAAGGTGAACTACTTGAATAAGTTTAACCTGTTTAAGGAAATGCTTTGGCTTTGTTTGGAAGCGTTGAGTTTTCTTGGCCCTGCAacattttgtgaatttctttttcaaGGGAGGAAATGCTTTGACCCAGGAGCTGCTGAGGAGACTGACCCGGTCAGGCAGCATGTACCTCATCCCTGCAGACATTCACACCAAACGGATCATCCGcttcacagtgacctcacagtTCACTACCGCGGAGGACATCCTGAAGGACTGGGGCGTCATCTCCAAAATGGCCTCCACCCTTCTGGCTGAGACGCAGGGTCTGAATAATGCGGACCAACCAAAGACAGGGGAAGATGAGGTGATTGTAGCAGAAGCAAACCAGGACCCAGACTCGGTCACCAGGTCTGATGAGAAGGAGGACGCTGCGTCCAGGCTGGACAAAGCTGAAGTGGAGCTGTGGATTGACAAGGCTTGGAACCGACCTAGGAGAACAATGCGTtctctcagctgcagcagcgagcCTCTGCCGTACACCTGCACAGTGTCTGGCTATGACTTCGACACTAGGCCCAGTGTTAAAGATGCTGCCGGTGGCCTCCCCACGCCATCCACAACAGGACCCGGTGCTATGTACAAGATCACAGAGATGCCTTCCAATCTTGTGGGTAAACAGGTCCTGAAAAAGCTGACAAAGTTCTACAGCGTGCCCAGTTTCTGCAACCAGTGGGTGCAGTGCGGTCGGCACCAGCTGTGCTGCCCCCTGAAGGTTTCACAAGTCGCTCAAAAACACTTGTCCTCGAGCTGCAGGAGAATGAACTGTATGACGTCTTCTCCCGTAGCCAACACAGCTCCCTCTCCGAATCCACTGGAAACCGCCTCTGCACCCAAGCTCCTGTAAGGATCCTCAACGCAGTGTACAGTAGTTCACATCCTCTGTTTATAACCTAGCAATTCACTGCTGTTTTGGTGCAGTCGCTTCTCGGTAAATGCACGATCACCACCTTACATTGTCCCTTCTATAAGATGACTTCACTCATTTACGGTCATGTTTTCAAAATCTTTATTAAaatttacacaaacattatGTCTCTTGAAATGTTTCAAGAATTCAATTTTCATATGTCACAGTATTGCTCACAAACAGGTCGTTTTGCATTATTCGGCTTCCTGCAACACATCAAATGTGCTATTTGATGTTGACAGTCAAATAACAAAGCTGGTGGTCACTCAGAGCCGGTTTCTTCCCTCTGCGATGGAGTTGTACATGTCCTGAGTCATGGGTACGTATCCTTCACTGTCCTCCAGGAAGAACAAACAATCGCTGATGACGGCGGGGTTGAAGCCCTCCTCCCCCAGCTTCACCTTCATTTGCTTAAATGTCCCAGTCACTACCAGAGAATCCTGCCAGAGCAAAAATAAAGGTCAAATAATGTTAGACAtttatgaatttgttttattataaccTTATGACTAAATCCAGCAGGACCTCACCTGTATGCGAATGAAGCGCGGTCTTGCATAGCTGGGGAGGAAGTTTTTGACATGATGATATGTAGCTTTGCTGTCAAAGTCCATGTTTTCCTTCAGCTTTAGTGCAGCCATTCCAATTCTTCCCTCATGTCCTAATCAGTCAAggtcaaaggaaaaaaagaggatgagaGTATAAATACCTCTGTGTTTCATAATGTGCCAAAGTCAATTCAAAAAAGATTGCAATAGTTGATTAATAGACATGTTAAAGGTTAAAATGGTCAATAGCCTGATGCTTTtacacatatttgtatttttgagaTCCCTGTTTTCACACTATCTGGTATAATGATTATTTCCTTTATAAATCTAATAATGTAGTTATTACCTGGCACCTTCACACCATAGACATTAGCCTCCTCAATGCAGTCCACCATGAGCAAATGATCTGCCACCTCTGTGGTCGccacattttctcctttccacCTGTACGAGATGACAGTACGTTATATCGTATGTTTTACTTCTTAAAATAATTGGTGTTTTGATTTGGAACAGAGATTAATTAGATACAAGcaggaaatactttttttcatttgtagaaaacagtgaaataaagatTTATAATGAAGATTCATAATTTTAACAACTAAAGAGTAGACAAGAGAATCAAATATTGAAAACTAGTACAGCAGTGTAAGAAGGGTAATCAGGTCCTGGATTTACACTGTGTTGCCTTTTGTATAATGTGGGCtatgtgttttgcattttgatgTATTTGTCATTGCTGTTATTCAACCTCAAGTCTCCTAATGTGGAGAATATCAGTTGGGCCTGCACATGAAGTAAAACTGTGTCTGACATTCACTTTGCAAGCAATGTTCAATTGATCGGAACCAGAATTCCTCAGACAGGTAATGTTTATTAAAAGGGTAACACTGAAAATGTTCCTGGTTAAAAATCTATTGTTTCTGACTTAAACTTCTGTTGCCATTTGACTCCAGGAAGTCGATCCAAACAGACACGTGAGAACTATAATtccacagtaaaacacagacagagccCAAGCAGGAAGTACGTTGACATTTTCTCAACTCAAAACCACAGGACGGATTATCagggaacttggtggaaggatgtggtatcggtcagggaagaacccactGCTTTTTGtgaggatctggatcagggggtgcaatccaggatttttaaaaaacctttttttcccactATTTTCCTTGATCATAAATCattaatcttgatgaaaacaatcaggtaCAGGTACTTAgagttatgagtgtgtgtattttggttcagcttgattgaatttcagtcTAGATACACGCAGTTTGCAGGTTCATTAACCAGGTTAGGTtcattggagactctaaattgattAATCGGTATTGATCGGTAAAGATGAAGGATGGTTTGGTAGTATCTATGAGTAAGTGAAATATGGTGCAGTTTgtctgaatttaaggggactgctgggccttggcagaggtatatgctcctctgagtgtcattctagttcaGTTTGTTTAATTGACAGACCTGAAAGTGTCTCCAATGCGATCTTGAAAGAAGACAAATCCCTCCTGGTCGATCTTCAGCAGGTCGCCGCTGTTAAAGTAGAGGTCGCCCTTCACAAAGACGTccctcagcttcttcttctctgtttgctGCGTGTTCTTGGCGTAGCCAATGAAAGGCGTTTTTTCTCCAATCTTCACCACGAATAAACCGGTCTCTCCTGCGGGTAAGAAAACATCAAGCTCAGAATACGTATCGGTGAAAAAGGTCAAAAAGGGTCAGAAAAAGCCCCATACGTGCTTGGAGAGGATTGGCTCACCTTTGGGGACGTCAATACAGAATCCTCTGGGGTCTCGGACAGGCTCCTCCTTCTCTGTATCGTACCTTATGAGTTTATACTTATATCCCATCtgaaaaacagtttcaaaaGGAATATTTTTACCTCCATCACCCCTTTCCCTTTATTATTGGTGAGCGTAGATCCCATTAACATTTGGATCGGATCAGAGAGCAGATCGAAAAATCTTTCAtcgctttctttaacataggaTCGATAGAgcattttgaaacattttcactgatttctcagagtatGTGTATGGATTTTGAGAAAAATTCTGATATGTAGTGaattaaaatgcagtttcaaaaggggactgttgggccttggtgcaGGAAcgtgctccactgagtgccattctacttgAACATGTTTTCGTCACATCTCACAGTTCTTCAAGTCTCATCTAAATTCGGACTGTTGACAAATTGAATTTGCTCCTTCACCTTACTGtgctaataaaataataaaacattttacctTGTGTAGGAAGTTCTCCTTGCCAATAGCTCCAATTTTCCCAATGTAGTTGACAAAACCAGCATTTCCCTCCGTCGCTCCGTAGCATTCCAAGATCCTAATGTTCCCAAATCTCTGCAGGAAGTCTTCCCAGGTGTCGGCCCTTATCCCGTTCCCGATGGCCAATCGGACTTTATGATCTCTGTCAATGTCGCtctagaggagaggagtgaaggagaaCAGGGAGTCTGGCTGCATGTATCAGTTGCATACTGTTAGTAACACAACTTAT
This genomic stretch from Hippoglossus hippoglossus isolate fHipHip1 chromosome 3, fHipHip1.pri, whole genome shotgun sequence harbors:
- the hdc gene encoding histidine decarboxylase yields the protein MQAEEYNRRGKELVDYITQYLGSIRERRVIPDVKPGYMRELLPDAAPSEPEDWESIFNDIEKVIMPGVVHWQSPHMHAYYPSLTSWPSMLGDMLADAINCVGFTWASSPACTELEMNVMDWLCKALGLPSFFLHHHPDSRGGGILQSTVSESTLVALLAARKDKMLQLRAELDQDVDDSVLNTRLVAYASDQAHSSVEKAGLISLVKIRFLLTDEQLSLRGDVLKQAIQKDKMMGLVPFMLCATLGTTGVCAFDKLSELGPVCAEEALWLHVDAAYAGSAYFCPELRWSLEGIEFAHSFVFNPSKWMMVHFDCTAFWVKDKFKLQQTFSVDPVYLRHENSLAATDFMHWQIPLSRRFRSLKLWFVMRSFGLKNLQAHIRHGIEMAKLLESHIRSDPHFEVPAERHLGLVVFCLKGGNALTQELLRRLTRSGSMYLIPADIHTKRIIRFTVTSQFTTAEDILKDWGVISKMASTLLAETQGLNNADQPKTGEDEVIVAEANQDPDSVTRSDEKEDAASRLDKAEVELWIDKAWNRPRRTMRSLSCSSEPLPYTCTVSGYDFDTRPSVKDAAGGLPTPSTTGPGAMYKITEMPSNLVGKQVLKKLTKFYSVPSFCNQWVQCGRHQLCCPLKVSQVAQKHLSSSCRRMNCMTSSPVANTAPSPNPLETASAPKLL